The Salminus brasiliensis chromosome 22, fSalBra1.hap2, whole genome shotgun sequence genomic interval GGAGGTAGATGGTCAAAAACCCTTGAAGGATTGCAAATGACCTGCTGCAAGATTGCTGACAGCAGGCCCCAAGGTTTCAGTTTGCCCAGTAAAGCTCATACTAAGCACCGAAGGGCTCCGTGCCCGTACACCTCTtctgacccaaaagcacaagaacaGTCGTCTCCGATCTGCTCAAAACCAgggttttgggattctgttctgtggcaCAGTGAAAGAAAACTTTTTGGAACTTTTCAGGCCTATAGATCagcggtatgtctggaggaggaagaatgaagcatacacttaaaaaaacactctgactacagtgaagcatggcggtgacTCTGTGATGCTCTGAGGCTACTTTGCTTCCTCTgacactggaaacctgcagcgtgtGAAGAGCAAGATGGATTCAGTCAAGTATTAGGAAATCCTatgagaaaacatcatgccagAAGCTTGGGCGTCACTATGCCtgaaagtccaccaaggcttggtttcaatagaagtcctggaagattctggagtgaccatcacagtcacctgacttgaaccccatagaaaatcacACTGTTGcttagttgatcagccaagacatgttcaaTATCTGATGTATACTTCTTCAGTTTataatgggagatgctaggctaatgttacTAATCTCATTTCGTTATTGTGAGGTGGACGATCCAAACCCAATGGTTATGGATGAACATCGTCTGCTGGGCTCTCTTGTCAATGGAGCTGTGGTCTCCTCCCACTTCATGTCCCTGAATATGGTGGTGTCCAGGAACTTGTGTGACTTCACAGTGGAAACTGCAGAGCTGTGGAAGTTGAGGTGGTGTGGGTGGGTCTGAACATCATACTCATCTCTAAAGGATTTTGTGCATTCAGCAAAATGTGGTTTCTGCTTCAGCAGGACACCAACTGCTCAACTTTTGGGCAGATTCATCATCATTAGTTACAAGGCCAACCTTGTAACTAATCCTTGAAGGTGCAGTCATTGGTGTAAAGACTGAAAAGAAGGGGTAAGAGCACACTGCCTTGTGGTACACCTGAACTGAGAGTCTGGGTGGGTGTTTGACACATGGTTTCCTGTGCTTCCTGCCCCCTGTTGTTCAGATCATCTCGGATCCACTGGCAGATGGGATCTGGCACCTACAGCTCAGTCAGTTTGGCCTGCAGGAGCTGAAACAACCATGTTAAAAGCCAAGCTGAAATTCAGAAATATTCTATTCAAAAATAGAACAGAGCATAGCTCTCTGGACTTTTGAGGTGTTGTAGCACCTGTAGAAGTGCAGGCCCAAATTTATGGCACCATCTGAAGACCTGTTTGCTCTGTATGCAGACTGGAGGGGGTCCAGCAGAAGGTCAGTAACAGCGTCCAGCTTGGCTAGGCCCAGGAGTTTCATGACTTTCTTGACTAGGTAGGTCAGGGCTGCAGCCAGACTGTTAACATTCAGTCCTGTAGTGTTTTTCTGAGGCATTTctgagtgtttacagagatgagtccagtgtttgttagcaatgttagcctaacATCTCTTGCTTTAAACCAAGTGGCACACTATTAAATGTCTATTAAAGACATTGAAtaggtcttggctgatcaactgcatctggtgtaagtgataaatcatgtaaaactactcccttaaagaaccatccatggAAATGTGTCTCTTTTTTGTCCCAGTGTATGTGATATATGCCAGGCACGTGCTGTGCTTCCCcttgtgaaaaacaaaaaacgtgcTGATGGGGTTCCTATACCAGGTGATGATGATGTCACGTGGGATCTTGACAGGTTGGACTGCAGGTGACCTTGGGTGGAGCCCTCTGGACAAGCTTTTGGCTTCCCTTCACAGGACAGGGCAACACCAGCCGCCTCAGATCAGCTGCCCACCTGTCTGCATGCTCAGCTCCCTCTCAGCACCCTCGGTTTGAAGAGACACCTGCAAGAAAACCCCCCTCCAACAGAAGGCAGGGTCATCTCGGAGAAATTGCCCAAAGATGATAGCTCAGAACTGACTACTCACGTGGCCCTGTTTTGATTAAAAAGTCGTGCTAATGCTGGGAAAAGCACAGATTTAAACAAGGCCTCTCTTGAAAGCCTCTCGCATATCACTCCAGGATTTTTTGGCAGTTCCGAGTACAATAATAACTACACAAAAaggcctttttttccccccaacatGAAACTTTCCAAGGAATGCGAAGATTTCACAATTATCCCAGTCTGCAGAAGACAGATATCTTCTAGCCTGTTACAAAAAGGTGCAGAACAGGTGTCTATGCATGTACACAGTGGTGTTGTTTGGGGGTTAGTGCAGAACAAAATCCAAGGGAGTGCTCAGGCTTCATCTGGGCTGCATCGAAGGCTACTAGCTGAAAAGGCCTTCAGTCATCGGAAAAAAACTTTATCCGCAACGTCATTGCAAAAGTGAATGTCACAGTATATAAGACAGATATCCAGATAGCTGGATATAAGCCAGAGGGAAGAACTGTGGGCTGATGTCATGAAGAACGTTTGGCCACAATCCCCAAACAAAAAGACGAAAAGAAGCTCTTGCCAACTGTTCAGTAGAGGTTTGTATCTAatatgctttggggttgtgtagcagccagtggcacagggcaCACTGCATGGGTAGGTGGAGGCAAGGATTCCACTAAATATCAGCAAATGTGACTCAGTAAGGCTTCTCACAATCatctgacctaaacatcattgaaAATCTGAGGGCAGATCTTAAACATACTGTCTCATAAGGATAGCCAACCTCTACATTCCTACAACCAGGATGATAAGTGGCTAACACCACTATTCTAAAGAAGGTGAAGAAGGAGGATTGCAGTTTTACAAGGAGGAAGGTACAGTAGGAAACCCTGTACTTTCCCATCTTTCTTGTAGCTTTCCTGCCTTAATCAGACACAaagaaatcacacacacactgcaaacatACGAAAGATAAACTCTTACAGACCAGCCTCTGCTTCCTTGTGTGTcaagagcagagagggggaaacCACAAAGGGCACCATGATCCCTCTGCACACTGCTGATGCTTTCAGTGTACTCAGCTCTGGCTTATCCAACTGGTAAATgaattgaatcttttgaaccactttttattttttaataatccaGTTGAACAGATTCAGGTACTGTGCAAAACGCTGCACAAAGAGCGTGACTAAAGTGAAATAAGGAAAAAATATAGCTTTCCAGTTCTCATCATAGCTAACCTCTGCCACCCATGCTGAGCCCGGCTGTTAGCTGAAAACTGATTTATAGAGTTTTTTGGTGGATGAATACTTGTATGGTCGCTTTCACCATTTCGTACTGCTCTCTGCCATCTTGTATACACAATGTAGTGTGTTCGGTCACTGCCTTGTCTCTTAAGGTGGGCCTATGTTTCCGCATGGCGGGGATAACACGCACACGTGGCCGGACCAGCTATGAAcacaaaaagcagaaaacaacccacacagagagtgtgtgactTCATTCTCTGCTTAGGGTGCCAGAGggtcactgatgtgatccatggaggctttACTTCACAATTAACAGGACTAaaatgatctgctgctaatgtctgctAAGGTCCTGAGGAATTCATGCAATTCGAGCTGTTTTAGGTGGTACGAGGGGGGCCTACAAAGACATCTCACCTCtcctgcaagtgtgtgacagatGAACCTTGAGAGTGTGTCTCTCTTTTTGCTCAGTGAAAATGACTGTAATAGACCAGGTGTGGTGAGTTAACAGGTTATTAGATTATATTCAGCAGATATTAGCGTTTCGCCCTTCCTCTTGCTCACAATAAACATCCTAAGATTTCTGAAATTACAAGCTACAATCATTGTATTCTGTCTCAATTCTCGATCTCTCCTTTTCGCCTAatatatataatcaaaatagccagaatcaCTACAGCAAACGCCGGAGACGGCAAGGGACCGTCTAAAAAGTGCCgatgttgtttaaaaaaattcaataaattTCAATCAAGGCATTAAAAAAGTTTGTAGTATGTTAATCACATGTGTTCCTGCGGATTACAAGTGATGTGTTAGTGATATCTGCAAGGCATATGGATGTAAcacaattaattacattaagaTTTGATCAAGGCATATCCTACCAAACTAAAGGATGGATATGTCACAGTATTATTTTTggggttttattattattatgattattattattattatggttttCACAACATGTCTGTTGTTCAGTAGGTTTCACGTCTTTATAACGAACAACAACAGGCGCCTCATGTCTGTATATGCTGTACGTTTTTTAAACAAGTACCGCTCTTTTTAGACGGTCCCTTGTCATTTCCGGCGCTTGCTGTAGTGCTTCTGCCTTTTATGATTAAATATATTtgacaaaatacacaaaatataataattgtaaGTTGTTCTCTGCTCCTCCACCATTTAGAAAATATTTTAGGTTAGGTAGAAGATTTTAGGACGTAGTTTGTGAAAGGAGGGGAGAGGGtgcgtctgtctgtgtgtcttacAGAAGTCAGGTAATCCTCCGCCCCTCGACTCCACCTCTCGGAGAGGGGAGGACCAGGGCTGGATGGAGGATAAATCTCGGCTCTTGGGGAGAGAGGGCGACTTTTCCACCCTGCTCTGGAGGAAACCTGCTGCCAGTCCCGATGGGGGAATTCCGCTATCCTATCAGCGTCCGAATCATCGGCATCATGTACAAAGAGAAGAGCAAAGTAAGACGTGCttctgctggtggtggtggtggtggaggtggtggtggtggtggaggaacTCGGAGAGCTCGTCTGATCATTAAACAGGGCTTGAAATGCATCTGCTAATCACCTGCTTCCCTTCCCTTCCAGGTGTACATGGCATCcgtgctgtggtcagataagACCGAAGTGGTCGTCTATAGGTCCGTCCAGGACTTCAGGAAATTTCATGTAAGGCTCTTTAGGAAGTCGAGGACACTGTCCTGTCTGTGAGTACAGTGGAGTAGTAGGTTTCTGTACTTACTGACTCGTTTATCTCTCACCTCGGTTCAAAACAGAGGCAGCTGAAGAAGAAGGTTCCAGTGGAGAACCCCTTTGGCAAACGAGGCAGAGTTCTACCAAGATTTGGAGGTACAGTAACAGGCAGAGGGTGGGAATAGTTCAGGGAAttgcactttttaaaatgtctgaATACTTTCACAGTTGttgggatgtaaacaaagtcatctAGGGTGGTTTGATATGAAATGATTCATTTTAAAGAAATCTTTTTAATAGTGGGAATTGAAGACAGGGGCTTTTGGAGTGTACATAGCAAATATAGcaaaatatatgtgtatatatatatatatacataatactCATATTACACTGCTCATCACTCCATCCCTTTACACTAAGTCCATCTGTCTCTTCTGAGTGTGTTAAAAGGCTGTGGGGTGTTTTTGGCAGGTCGGATGCTGAAGGTGAGCTTACAGAAGAAGACTCCAGCCCGGGCTGTGCACCGGGTGAAGGCTCTGCAGAAGTACTGCACTGAACTGCTAAAGTGTGACCCCAGCATCACTCAAGCTACCGACCTCGTTCAGTTCTTCTTGCCCAAGGAGCACGAGCTGCAGCCAGAGTTTGTACAAAACAGGTAGGCTGATCAGctaaacagaaagatcaccacATTCTACATTTTATCTTAACATGACCAACTGTCCTTTCCATTCCCTTTTTTTGCCACTTTCGTAATTGCTAAACCTTTTTCTTGTTCGTCTGTCCTGACCAGTGTGATGATTTTCCAGTCAGAGGACATCCCTAACGGGCAAACAGGAGGCGACTCGTCCAGCAGGCATCTTAATGCCGGGAACGTGACCCAGCCTTTCGTCTCCAAAACATACCGCTGTGTGGCGCCGTATGAGACCAAGGACACCAAGAACAGACCGTTTAAGGTTGCTGTAGATGAAACGCTGGATGTGCTCATCAAAGACCAAGCAGGTATGCGTATGCGTCAGTCCTGCACATCATTAAGACCACAACAAGCCACTGTTACTGAAATAATACTGGTAAAACGATTGATCATGCTAGATCGTTGTAGTACGTACTGTGCTTTTTAACATGTTGCAATATTATGtgaagacatttagcagatgtttAGTGATGAAGCAGACCATGCACTTATCAGGGTGTGTATTCATGGATCTTATCTGCAGGCTGGTGGTTGGTGGAAAATGAGGAAAAGCGCTTAGCCTGGTTTCCTGCCCCCTACTTGGAACTGTGTGAGGATGACGAGGAAGAGGACGAGCTGGATATGGCAGTTGTTGAGAGTAAGTTGAGGAGCTCATGCCTATTCTCAGTATCGCATATGTAGTTTATAATTAGAGATGATGTGTTACCACTGAAACCTTGAGTTTCAGATGATAACAAGCCAGATACTTGGCTATTTAAACATACAATGCTCAAACTGGAAAAAAACTGAGAGCCAGCCTAGCCCCACAAACAAAATGAGAGGTTCGAAAGATGGGAAAAGATGCTTAAGGAGGTTTTAATGATACACAATGAATATCTAGTTCTGACCTCAcattgtgattggctgagagccATTCTATGAGTGCCAATATCTCATGATAACGGCACTCCAAGCACATCTCTATAGGCAGCAGTCCACCTGAAGCGGTCAGGAAGCTGTTCAAAGTAATGGCAAAGTGTTAGGAGTCACTGGTAATGTCCCCTTACAAGCAGTGAAGGTGTTTCTCCACACAACATCATGGTTGCAGAGCGCCGGTTTTGGTGGACAACCCACCCTCATCCCCAAtttacagttccactgctccacagctcaatgctgggggctttataccctctaacctggcattaggcctattctgttggcagttcTTTTCAACACCTACTAcctgtgtgtgcgtttgtgagtgatgcatctgtgtcagcaatgggtagcTGAGAGCCTTttttagaaggagtgtccacaaacatttggacatatagtgtatacgcATTAGTATTACTCTGTTAAAATAGCATTGGTTGAATAAGTCTTTTATGAAATTTAAGGTCCTCTGCTCTTTATTCTCTAGGGTCTCTGTACTGTGCTGTAAGGA includes:
- the noxo1b gene encoding NADPH oxidase organizer 1b — its product is MGEFRYPISVRIIGIMYKEKSKVYMASVLWSDKTEVVVYRSVQDFRKFHRQLKKKVPVENPFGKRGRVLPRFGGRMLKVSLQKKTPARAVHRVKALQKYCTELLKCDPSITQATDLVQFFLPKEHELQPEFVQNSVMIFQSEDIPNGQTGGDSSSRHLNAGNVTQPFVSKTYRCVAPYETKDTKNRPFKVAVDETLDVLIKDQAGWWLVENEEKRLAWFPAPYLELCEDDEEEDELDMAVVERSLYCAVRSYTSKTKDELSVAVGAVLEVLQKSDNGWWLARYNGKAGYVPSMYLQPYTSPTLSLQKKLYSSTLNLSTTRTFLQEISYSTQPQERSFRLKSLHKSRSIEVLSQAKPSSQVQQGESDSRKSSISDTSDDTNFSFSSSSSLGLSFYGSEGEDSLRQAEKDAELNSGDSGLSEEQPSRPSSAEASGSSRLGPRVPPRPQAQEILTRCTTYTRKAALATQARLFPERIEINAPGVGRD